Proteins from one Nitrospirota bacterium genomic window:
- the sucD gene encoding succinate--CoA ligase subunit alpha, with translation MSILVNKSTRLMVQGITGKEGSFHTSACMEYGTNIVAGVTPGKGGMDFEGVPVFNTVSEAVAATKPNVSMIFVPPGFAGDAIMESVDAGIPLVVCITEGIPVNDMVQVKRFMAGRNSRLIGPNCPGIITPEECKIGIMPGFIHKKGRVGVISRSGTLTYEAVWQITKVGLGQSTCIGIGGDPVNGTNFIDLLEMFQNDKETDAIVMIGEIGGDAEEHAAEFIRSNVSKPVIGFIAGITAPPGRRMGHAGAIISGGKGTASEKMAAMEKAGINVVRNPALIGQTVAESLQKS, from the coding sequence ATGAGTATACTTGTCAATAAATCTACACGGCTTATGGTACAGGGGATCACAGGCAAGGAGGGTTCATTCCACACGAGTGCCTGCATGGAGTATGGCACCAATATAGTTGCCGGAGTTACCCCGGGCAAAGGGGGCATGGATTTTGAGGGTGTGCCTGTATTCAATACCGTGAGTGAGGCAGTTGCAGCAACGAAACCCAATGTCTCAATGATCTTTGTTCCTCCCGGATTTGCAGGAGATGCCATCATGGAGTCTGTTGATGCAGGCATCCCGCTTGTGGTCTGTATTACTGAAGGGATCCCTGTCAATGATATGGTGCAGGTAAAGAGATTCATGGCTGGAAGGAACAGCAGGCTTATCGGACCCAATTGTCCCGGCATTATCACACCCGAGGAATGCAAGATAGGGATAATGCCCGGCTTCATCCATAAAAAGGGACGCGTTGGTGTCATATCAAGAAGCGGCACACTTACTTATGAGGCGGTGTGGCAGATAACAAAGGTCGGCCTAGGGCAATCAACCTGCATTGGTATCGGAGGTGACCCTGTCAATGGAACAAACTTCATTGACCTCCTTGAGATGTTCCAGAACGACAAAGAGACAGATGCCATTGTCATGATAGGTGAGATCGGCGGCGACGCAGAGGAGCATGCTGCAGAATTTATCAGGAGTAATGTCTCAAAGCCTGTGATCGGCTTTATTGCAGGCATCACGGCACCACCAGGAAGGCGCATGGGACACGCAGGCGCCATTATATCCGGCGGAAAAGGGACAGCATCAGAAAAGATGGCTGCCATGGAAAAGGCCGGCATTAATGTCGTGCGTAACCCGGCCTTAATCGGTCAGACAGTAGCTGAGTCACTTCAGAAATCGTAA